One segment of Hippopotamus amphibius kiboko isolate mHipAmp2 chromosome 2, mHipAmp2.hap2, whole genome shotgun sequence DNA contains the following:
- the MFAP3L gene encoding microfibrillar-associated protein 3-like isoform X2: MELAKKMGRLKRHLPVCFLPSVPLLILASTLTTAKSVTNSTLNGTDVAVGSAPVVIARTDHIIVKEGNSALINCSVYGLPEPQFKWYNSVGKLLLEDSEDRGAGKWQMHDGLLNITKVSFSDRGRYTCVASNAHGTVNNTVTLRVVFTSGDMGVYYMVVCLVAFAVVLVLNITRLCMMSSHLKKTEKAINEFFRTEGAEKLQKAFEIAKRIPIITSAKTLELAKVTQFKTMEFARYIEELARSVPLPPLIMNCRTIVEELMEVVGLEEQGQNFVRHAPEGQEAATGDEVYTIPNALQRSDSPAADSDGSSLLEPPQQIAIQVSVHPPSRREPTDDQDGGPLEARDEEDTEPSAEPSPESAAPSTEVTSAALTSEEPTPVEVLE, from the exons ATGGAGCTAGCAAAGAAGATGGGCCGACTGAAGCGCCACCTGCCTGTGTGCTTTCTGCCTTCTGTGCCCTTGCTGATCCTAGCGTCCACTCTGACGACTGCAAAGAGTGTGACCAACAGCACTTTAAATGGCACTGACGTGGCTGTGGGCTCAGCGCCCGTGGTCATTGCCAGAACCGACCATATCATCGTCAAGGAAGGGAACAGTGCCTTGATCAACTGTAGTGTTTATGGCCTCCCTGAGCCCCAGTTCAAGTGGTATAACTCCGTGGGCAAGCTGCTGCTGGAGGACAGCGAGGACCGAGGGGCAG gaaaGTGGCAGATGCACGATGGCCTCCTGAACATCACCAAGGTGTCCTTTTCAGACCGGGGTCGATACACGTGTGTGGCCTCCAATGCCCACGGCACCGTGAACAACACGGTGACGCTGCGGGTCGTCTTCACGTCGGGGGACATGGGCGTGTACTACATGGTGGTGTGCCTGGTGGCCTTCGCCGTGGTGCTGGTCCTCAACATCACCCGTCTCTGCATGATGAGCAGCCACCTGAAGAAGACCGAGAAGGCCATCAACGAGTTCTTCCGCACGGAGGGCGCGGAGAAGCTGCAGAAGGCCTTCGAGATCGCCAAGCGCATCCCCATCATCACCTCCGCCAAGACGCTGGAGCTGGCCAAGGTCACGCAGTTCAAGACCATGGAGTTCGCCCGCTACATCGAGGAGCTGGCCCGCAGCGTGCCGCTGCCCCCGCTCATCATGAACTGCAGGACCATcgtggaggagctcatggaggtagtggggctggaggagcaggGCCAGAACTTCGTGCGCCACGCGCCCGAGGGCCAGGAGGCCGCCACCGGGGACGAAGTCTACACCATCCCCAACGCCCTGCAGCGGAGCGACTCCCCCGCCGCCGACTCGGACGGCTCCTCGCTGCTCGAGCCGCCCCAACAGATCGCCATCCAGGTGTCCGTGCATCCCCCGTCCCGGAGGGAGCCCACGGACGACCAGGACGGGGGGCCCCTGGAGGCCAGAGACGAGGAGGACACCGAGCCGTCGGCCGAGCCCTCCCCGGAGTCCGCGGCACCTTCCACCGAGGTCACATCCGCAGCGCTGACCTCTGAGGAGCCCACGCCCGTCGAG gTTTTGGAATAG
- the MFAP3L gene encoding microfibrillar-associated protein 3-like isoform X3, whose amino-acid sequence MHDGLLNITKVSFSDRGRYTCVASNAHGTVNNTVTLRVVFTSGDMGVYYMVVCLVAFAVVLVLNITRLCMMSSHLKKTEKAINEFFRTEGAEKLQKAFEIAKRIPIITSAKTLELAKVTQFKTMEFARYIEELARSVPLPPLIMNCRTIVEELMEVVGLEEQGQNFVRHAPEGQEAATGDEVYTIPNALQRSDSPAADSDGSSLLEPPQQIAIQVSVHPPSRREPTDDQDGGPLEARDEEDTEPSAEPSPESAAPSTEVTSAALTSEEPTPVEVLDHVLPPGLLEAAEPAGARDRNARVIYESHV is encoded by the coding sequence ATGCACGATGGCCTCCTGAACATCACCAAGGTGTCCTTTTCAGACCGGGGTCGATACACGTGTGTGGCCTCCAATGCCCACGGCACCGTGAACAACACGGTGACGCTGCGGGTCGTCTTCACGTCGGGGGACATGGGCGTGTACTACATGGTGGTGTGCCTGGTGGCCTTCGCCGTGGTGCTGGTCCTCAACATCACCCGTCTCTGCATGATGAGCAGCCACCTGAAGAAGACCGAGAAGGCCATCAACGAGTTCTTCCGCACGGAGGGCGCGGAGAAGCTGCAGAAGGCCTTCGAGATCGCCAAGCGCATCCCCATCATCACCTCCGCCAAGACGCTGGAGCTGGCCAAGGTCACGCAGTTCAAGACCATGGAGTTCGCCCGCTACATCGAGGAGCTGGCCCGCAGCGTGCCGCTGCCCCCGCTCATCATGAACTGCAGGACCATcgtggaggagctcatggaggtagtggggctggaggagcaggGCCAGAACTTCGTGCGCCACGCGCCCGAGGGCCAGGAGGCCGCCACCGGGGACGAAGTCTACACCATCCCCAACGCCCTGCAGCGGAGCGACTCCCCCGCCGCCGACTCGGACGGCTCCTCGCTGCTCGAGCCGCCCCAACAGATCGCCATCCAGGTGTCCGTGCATCCCCCGTCCCGGAGGGAGCCCACGGACGACCAGGACGGGGGGCCCCTGGAGGCCAGAGACGAGGAGGACACCGAGCCGTCGGCCGAGCCCTCCCCGGAGTCCGCGGCACCTTCCACCGAGGTCACATCCGCAGCGCTGACCTCTGAGGAGCCCACGCCCGTCGAGGTACTGGACCATGTCCTGCCGCCGGGTCTCCTGGAGGCTGCAGAGCCGGCCGGGGCGCGTGACAGGAATGCCCGCGTCATCTATGAAAGCCATGTCTAA
- the MFAP3L gene encoding microfibrillar-associated protein 3-like isoform X1, with product MELAKKMGRLKRHLPVCFLPSVPLLILASTLTTAKSVTNSTLNGTDVAVGSAPVVIARTDHIIVKEGNSALINCSVYGLPEPQFKWYNSVGKLLLEDSEDRGAGKWQMHDGLLNITKVSFSDRGRYTCVASNAHGTVNNTVTLRVVFTSGDMGVYYMVVCLVAFAVVLVLNITRLCMMSSHLKKTEKAINEFFRTEGAEKLQKAFEIAKRIPIITSAKTLELAKVTQFKTMEFARYIEELARSVPLPPLIMNCRTIVEELMEVVGLEEQGQNFVRHAPEGQEAATGDEVYTIPNALQRSDSPAADSDGSSLLEPPQQIAIQVSVHPPSRREPTDDQDGGPLEARDEEDTEPSAEPSPESAAPSTEVTSAALTSEEPTPVEVLDHVLPPGLLEAAEPAGARDRNARVIYESHV from the exons ATGGAGCTAGCAAAGAAGATGGGCCGACTGAAGCGCCACCTGCCTGTGTGCTTTCTGCCTTCTGTGCCCTTGCTGATCCTAGCGTCCACTCTGACGACTGCAAAGAGTGTGACCAACAGCACTTTAAATGGCACTGACGTGGCTGTGGGCTCAGCGCCCGTGGTCATTGCCAGAACCGACCATATCATCGTCAAGGAAGGGAACAGTGCCTTGATCAACTGTAGTGTTTATGGCCTCCCTGAGCCCCAGTTCAAGTGGTATAACTCCGTGGGCAAGCTGCTGCTGGAGGACAGCGAGGACCGAGGGGCAG gaaaGTGGCAGATGCACGATGGCCTCCTGAACATCACCAAGGTGTCCTTTTCAGACCGGGGTCGATACACGTGTGTGGCCTCCAATGCCCACGGCACCGTGAACAACACGGTGACGCTGCGGGTCGTCTTCACGTCGGGGGACATGGGCGTGTACTACATGGTGGTGTGCCTGGTGGCCTTCGCCGTGGTGCTGGTCCTCAACATCACCCGTCTCTGCATGATGAGCAGCCACCTGAAGAAGACCGAGAAGGCCATCAACGAGTTCTTCCGCACGGAGGGCGCGGAGAAGCTGCAGAAGGCCTTCGAGATCGCCAAGCGCATCCCCATCATCACCTCCGCCAAGACGCTGGAGCTGGCCAAGGTCACGCAGTTCAAGACCATGGAGTTCGCCCGCTACATCGAGGAGCTGGCCCGCAGCGTGCCGCTGCCCCCGCTCATCATGAACTGCAGGACCATcgtggaggagctcatggaggtagtggggctggaggagcaggGCCAGAACTTCGTGCGCCACGCGCCCGAGGGCCAGGAGGCCGCCACCGGGGACGAAGTCTACACCATCCCCAACGCCCTGCAGCGGAGCGACTCCCCCGCCGCCGACTCGGACGGCTCCTCGCTGCTCGAGCCGCCCCAACAGATCGCCATCCAGGTGTCCGTGCATCCCCCGTCCCGGAGGGAGCCCACGGACGACCAGGACGGGGGGCCCCTGGAGGCCAGAGACGAGGAGGACACCGAGCCGTCGGCCGAGCCCTCCCCGGAGTCCGCGGCACCTTCCACCGAGGTCACATCCGCAGCGCTGACCTCTGAGGAGCCCACGCCCGTCGAGGTACTGGACCATGTCCTGCCGCCGGGTCTCCTGGAGGCTGCAGAGCCGGCCGGGGCGCGTGACAGGAATGCCCGCGTCATCTATGAAAGCCATGTCTAA